Proteins from a genomic interval of Medicago truncatula cultivar Jemalong A17 chromosome 3, MtrunA17r5.0-ANR, whole genome shotgun sequence:
- the LOC11446795 gene encoding probable pectate lyase 16, with protein MNVIDQCWRFNPEWRKHRQQLAVCSVGYVGKMTNNIGKDLIHYKVTDPSDHPLNPAPGTLRYGASRIQGKVWITFKRNMNIKLVRPLLISSFTTIDGRGVDVHIADNACLMIYKTTNIIIHGIRVHHCQPQAPGMVMGPDGKIISLGQVDGDAIRLVSASKIWIDHNTLYDCQDGLLDVTRGSTDITISNNWFREQNKVMLLGHDDGFVRDKNMKVTVVYNYFGPNCHQHMPRIRHGYAHVANNLYMGWVQYAIGGSMEPSLKSQSNLFIAPSRGKKEVTWRKSSNEIGDTWEFYSVGDAFENGASFVETKGGQVTKPNYSPEQNFKVVDAKYVRSLTSSSGVLQCSKTSIC; from the exons ATGAATGTGATTGATCAATGTTGGAGATTCAATCCTGAATGGAGGAAACATCGACAACAACTTGCTGTTTGCTCAGTGGGATATGTAGGGAAAATGACAAACAACATAGGTAAGGACTTAATCCATTATAAAGTTACCGATCCTAGTGACCACCCTTTAAATCCAGCACCTGGAACCTTGAGATATGGAGCATCTAGGATTCAAGGAAAAGTTTGGATCACATTCAAAAGGAACATGAACATTAAGCTTGTGAGACCCCTTCTCATCAGTAGTTTCACCACCATTGATGGTCGAGGCGTCGATGTCCACATTGCAGATAATGCATGTCTGATGATATATAAG ACAACCAATATAATCATCCACGGAATTAGGGTTCATCATTGTCAACCTCAAGCTCCTGGAATGGTGATGGGTCCCGATGGAAAGATAATTTCATTAGGTCAAGTTGATGGAGATGCAATCAGATTGGTTTCTGCTTCAAAAATTTGGATCGATCATAACACACTTTATGATTGTCAAGATGGTCTTCTAGACGTTACACGAGGTTCCACTGATATAACGATCTCCAACAATTGGTTTAGAGAGCAAAATAAAGTTATGCTTCTTGGTCATGATGATGGATTTGTGAGAGACAAAAACATGAAAGTCACCGTTGTATACAACTATTTTGGACCTAATTGCCACCAACACATGCCTAG aattcGTCATGGATATGCACATGTTGCAAATAATTTGTACATGGGATGGGTGCAATATGCAATAGGTGGAAGTATGGAACCAAGCCTTAAAAGTCAATCAAACCTCTTCATAGCACCTTCAAGAGGGAAGAAGGAG GTCACGTGGAGAAAAAGTAGTAATGAAATTGGAGATACGTGGGAATTTTATTCGGTTGGGGACGCTTTTGAAAATGGAGCATCCTTTGTGGAAACAAAAGGTGGACAAGTGACAAAACCGAATTATAGCCCTgaacaaaattttaaagttgTTGATGCCAAATATGTAAGATCATTGACAAGTTCATCCGGCGTGTTACAATGCAGTAAAACCTCAATATGTTGA